DNA from Rhinatrema bivittatum chromosome 16, aRhiBiv1.1, whole genome shotgun sequence:
AGGCAGCGTATTCGATCAACTAAAGCAGAAAATCTTCAATGCCATGATATTAGAGCAACTTCCAAAATAATGGTTTATAAAACTGTCATCACATGGCGATGATGCCTGGACCACATATACCAGATACCTAAAGGCACGTGAGAAATTCTAGCCACGCTGCCTATGGAAAATTCTTGGCATTTTACTTGGCAAGGCAAACGAACAAAGATCAGCATCCTTGAACAGGTTGGAGCCTCAAGCACTGAAGCTGCCATTATCCAACCTCAACTCTCTTGGGTTGGACACATTTGTTAGAATGTCCTACTCCAGGCTTCCCAAGCCAATTTTCTATTCCCAGTTTATGACGGTGACTTATGTTAGTTATGGCAAAAGGAAGCGTTCTAGTGATGTCCTTAAGCATAATCTCATTATGTGCCATACTGTCTGAGGATTATGCGAGCAGTTGGCACTGGAATGTTCATTATGGACTTGTAGTGTCTGACAAACAGGCACGAAGGCATTTCGGCCAGACAGGATTCCCATGACACTGTAAACAATGATAAATGATGCCGTCACTATAATAAAATATGTGGTTCCGGGACTGGCTTCATTGGCTATCATGAACTTTGCCTTCATGAATAAATATGATGATAGTCAACGAGATTCCGATTCCAGATGTTGATGACTATTCAAACAGCTTCAGTTCATACAATTACAAAAGTGTGATAACCgctcctcctctccttcttccTATACTTTACTTGACATTTCATGGTCCGTCTGCTCTGTTCTATTTGGGGACACAAAGTTTTCAGAATGCTGCTGTATCGTATAAAACGCCACTGAACTGTTTTGGATTGTTGGAGAAATTACGACAGTGAACTTTTAAGCAGCGAATCCACTTTTTCCACAAAGCTGAATGCACATCAGTATAAATGACTGAAAACTAAATGTAAAGTTTAAAGAGACATTTCAACTAAATACTTCTTAAATGATTAAgtgtacaaaaacattttttttctttgaaaaatcgGGATTTCAAGCCTTTTAAAAGTCAAATTACcgtttttcctgaaatttccctAAACTACATTCATAAGATTTAGGCCGGACCTTCGCCGTACTACAAGTCCCGAGATGCAGCGCGCCACGCTCCGCGCAAAGAGCAAGAGGTCGTCCGGCGCAGGACACGCTGGGAGCTGAAGTCCGTCGGGAGAGGGGTCTTCACCTGAGCGGCCATTATCCTGAGCGCGCTGAGTTGTTGCTGCGGgagagttggggtgggggggggtccaggtttattttttttaattggactgCGGTGCGTTTGCAAGTGCCGCGCGCCCCGCCAGAATCCCAGCGAGGCGGGGAGGTCGGGCGGGCGCTGTCGGCGGTTGGACGGAGGGGATTGCCGGGGAGCGGCGGGCCGAGGCCTGCAGAATCCCCGGGCTGAGAGTAGCCGCCGCCGCCCCCGGTTCGAAGCCTCTCGCTCTCCCTTTCTCTACGGCCGCTCTCATGTCCCTGGTTGCCTACGCCAGCAGCGAGGAGAGCGACTCGGACTCAGAGCCGGAGACGCCCGGCGACgatggcgggggaggggggttctttTCCAGCTTCCCTGCCCCGAAGAGCTTCGCGCCGGACCCCTGGCGGCGCGAGGCTAGCTACCCGCCGCCTTACGTGGCGGGGGCCGAGCGGGGGGAGGAGCCGGCGGCGGTAGCCGTCGCTCGGTCGGGCTATTTCGACGTGCTGAGTACCCCCTCCCACGGGCTCTACCCCCCGGGCCCCCACCCCATGGGGCCCCCTATGCTAGGCCCCCGTGGATATGGAACTTCTGAGcaggctttccctgttcctaacAGCTCCCCTCCAGGTTTCAGTCTCCCTCCACCTAGTAGCTCCCCACCAGGTTTCAGCCTCCCTGCCCCCAGGAGCACCCCGCCAGGTTTCAGCCTCCCTGCCCCCAGCAGCTCCCACCCAAGTTTCAGCCTCCCTGCTCCCAGAAGCACTCCCCCAGGTTTCAGCCTCCCTCCCCCTAGCAGCTCTCCCCCAAGTTtcagtctccctccccccagcagctCCCCCCCAGGTTTCAGCCTTCCTCCCCCCAGCAGCTCCCCTCCTAATTTCagcctccctcctcccagcaaCTCCCCAGGTTTCAGCCTCTCTGCCCCCAGGACTACCCCTGGGATCAGTCTCCCTGCCTCCACCAATACCCCATGTTTTAGCCTCCCTGTCCCCAGGAGCTCTCCTGGGCTCAGCCTCCCTACCCCAACCAGCACCCTAGCTTTTAGCCTCCCTGCCCCCAGGAGCTCACCTGGTCTCAGCCTCCCTGTCTCCTCCAGTACCTTTGAACTCAGCCTCCCTCCCCCCGCTGGTACCCCCGGGCTCAGCCTCCCTCCCCCCGCTGGTACCCCCGGGCTCAGCCTCCATCCCCCCGCCGGTACCCCCGGGCTcagcctccctccccccgccAGCACTCCTGGGCTCAGCCTCCCTGCCCCTGCTAGCACACCCGGGCTCAGCCTCCCTGCCCCCGCCAGTACACCCGGGCGCAGCCTTCCTGTCCCCACCAGCACCCCAGGGCTCAGCCTCCCTGTCCCCGCCAGCACCCCCGGGTTTAGCCTCCCTGTCCCCGCCAGCACTCCCGGGCTCAGCCTGTCTGTCCCCACCAGCACCCCCGGGTTCAGCCTTTCTGTCCCCACCAGCACCCCCGGGTTCAGCCTCCCTGTCCCCACCAGTACCCCCGGGTTCAGCATCCCTGTCCCCACCAGTACCCCCGGGTTCAGCATCCCTGTCCCCACCAGTACCCCCGGGTTCATCCTCCCTGTCCCCACCAGTACCCCTGGATTCAACCTCTCTGTCCCCACCAGTACCCCTGGGTTCAACCTCTCTGCCCCCAGGAGTAACCCTGGATTCAGCCTCCCTTCACCAACCAGTGCCCCTGGGCCCAGCCTCCCTTTTTCCTCCAGCACCCCTGGATTCAGCCTCCCTGCCCCCAGGAGTAACCCTGGATTCAGCCTCCCTTCACCAACCAGTGCCCCTGGGCCCAGTCTCCCTTTTTCCTCCAACACTTCCGGATTCAGCCTCCCTGCCCCCATTTGCACCCCTGGATCTGGTCCTCCTGCCCCCACCAGCAGCCTTGG
Protein-coding regions in this window:
- the PRCC gene encoding proline-rich protein PRCC; this translates as MSLVAYASSEESDSDSEPETPGDDGGGGGFFSSFPAPKSFAPDPWRREASYPPPYVAGAERGEEPAAVAVARSGYFDVLSTPSHGLYPPGPHPMGPPMLGPRGYGTSEQAFPVPNSSPPGFSLPPPSSSPPGFSLPAPRSTPPGFSLPAPSSSHPSFSLPAPRSTPPGFSLPPPSSSPPSFSLPPPSSSPPGFSLPPPSSSPPNFSLPPPSNSPGFSLSAPRTTPGISLPASTNTPCFSLPVPRSSPGLSLPTPTSTLAFSLPAPRSSPGLSLPVSSSTFELSLPPPAGTPGLSLPPPAGTPGLSLHPPAGTPGLSLPPPASTPGLSLPAPASTPGLSLPAPASTPGRSLPVPTSTPGLSLPVPASTPGFSLPVPASTPGLSLSVPTSTPGFSLSVPTSTPGFSLPVPTSTPGFSIPVPTSTPGFSIPVPTSTPGFILPVPTSTPGFNLSVPTSTPGFNLSAPRSNPGFSLPSPTSAPGPSLPFSSSTPGFSLPAPRSNPGFSLPSPTSAPGPSLPFSSNTSGFSLPAPICTPGSGPPAPTSSLGLNLSAPSSTPGFSLSAPTSMPVLNLPEAAAGTSDNSKANLSLAPPKKTDLGQSLPAPSGEHSLHPKPKKRAEPVRITVPELQTGDSDSEEDEPAKKKKSIPQGSREGAGLSALLPQPKNLSGKESKRQFLPYVFRKTANEGPSDMKAIKPAAPAKAKLAAKPAVSTTPSPSAIKAAAKSATRQVTRQITQEEDESDEEVELGNYFSLSTKEEPAVASPEAFAYPAVVLAEDLPPGTETADVQDDAANAPLEFKTPGGANASQQGASSGWASKPSEDYSDQTYGQYTDYGGPSASADYYQDYYNTGYLQESEPVSTVPQDMGVGLSSFMDDEAFKRLQGKRNRGREEINFVEIKGDDQLSGTQQWLTKSLTEEKTMKSFSKKKGEQPTGQQRRKHQLTYLIHQAKERELELKNTWSDNKLSRRQTQAKYGF